A stretch of the Campylobacter concisus genome encodes the following:
- a CDS encoding NAD(P)H-dependent glycerol-3-phosphate dehydrogenase: MSIAVIGAGKWGSALFHAFSENNECVISSRTPREMPNFVSLDEALECEYLVCTIPTQATNLWLKQNYKNKSQKILVASKGIDTANLKFLNEIYEDFVDRENLAFLSGPTFAKEIMQKLPCALVVNSKNQNLASKFASFFPSYMKAYTSDDVIGAEVCGAYKNVIAIAGGICDGLGLGNNARASLISRGLVEMARFGKFFGAKDETFMGLSGAGDLFLTASSILSRNYRVGLGIARHERLEKILNELGEVAEGVDTARAISKIAKEKGIYVPIASEVENMLNGKDVFESVKSLLGRR, from the coding sequence ATGAGCATAGCAGTCATCGGAGCTGGCAAGTGGGGCAGTGCGCTGTTTCACGCATTTAGTGAGAATAACGAGTGTGTCATCAGCTCAAGAACGCCAAGAGAGATGCCAAATTTTGTAAGCTTGGATGAAGCTTTGGAGTGTGAATACCTAGTCTGCACGATCCCAACGCAAGCTACAAATTTATGGCTAAAACAAAACTACAAAAACAAAAGTCAAAAGATCCTAGTTGCCAGCAAGGGCATAGACACGGCAAATCTTAAATTTTTAAATGAAATTTATGAAGACTTTGTTGATAGAGAAAATTTAGCCTTTCTTTCAGGGCCGACCTTTGCAAAAGAGATCATGCAAAAGCTGCCTTGCGCCTTGGTGGTAAATTCTAAAAACCAAAATTTAGCTTCAAAATTTGCCTCATTTTTCCCAAGCTACATGAAAGCATACACCTCTGATGACGTGATCGGTGCTGAAGTGTGCGGGGCGTATAAAAACGTGATCGCCATAGCTGGCGGCATCTGTGACGGCCTTGGTCTTGGTAATAACGCAAGGGCGAGCCTCATTTCGCGTGGGCTTGTAGAGATGGCTAGATTTGGTAAATTTTTTGGTGCAAAAGATGAGACATTTATGGGGCTAAGCGGTGCAGGAGATCTTTTCTTGACCGCTTCATCGATACTTTCACGCAACTACCGCGTAGGCCTTGGCATCGCAAGGCACGAGAGATTAGAGAAAATTTTAAATGAGCTTGGCGAGGTGGCCGAGGGCGTCGATACTGCAAGGGCTATTAGCAAGATCGCCAAAGAAAAGGGCATATATGTGCCTATCGCTAGTGAGGTTGAAAATATGCTAAATGGCAAAGACGTTTTTGAGAGCGTAAAATCGCTTTTGGGAAGAAGATGA